The following is a genomic window from Hymenobacter monticola.
CGCAACATCACCTACAAAGTCATTTTGCTGGTGGCCATCACGCCGGGCGGCGCGGGCATTGCGGAGGGCGCGTTTCCCACTTTTTTCGGCAAGTTCATCGGCACGGCTACCATGACGAGCTTCGTGGTGCTACTCTACCGCATCGTGACCTATTACCTCTACCTGGTGCTGGGCCTGATTTTCCTGCCGCGCTGGGTGGCGCGGGTGTTTGGCAAGCGGCCCGCAGCGTTGTAAAACAGCCCGTCAAGCCGAGCGTATCGTTCAAACAAAAAGCCCCGAACCGCAATGGCTCGGGGCTTTTTTATCATCAGCAAACGCCAAGTTTATTCCTTTTCCAGCATCAGAGTGGCGCCGTCGGCCGACTTCAGCGTGAGCTTGTCGTCGGTGAGGGTTTCTACTGCAAACTGGTTCGACGTGGAGCTGCCTTCGGGGGTGAAAGAGATGGTTTTAGCAGCCTGGTCGAAGGTGTATTTGCCCGACACAGCGCCGGCGGCTCCGTCGGTCATGGTGTAGTTGCCGTTGGCAAAAACGTGCAGCTGCTGGTCTTTCTGCGCGTCGGTTTGCTTTACTTTGTCGCCGGTAGCATCGGTTTCTTTGGCGGTTTTCCAAACTTTGCTATCGGTACCGTATAGCATATTCACGCCTTCTACCTTTCCTTTGTCGTTGCCGCAGGCGGTAACGAACAAGGACAGCAGCAACAGCAAGCTGGCCACATAACGGAGCGAAAACAGAGACTGAGGTTTCATGAGCACAAAAAAAATGGTGAAAGAATGAGGTGGTCTGCGGTTGCAAACTCGTCGGCTTACGGCGGCTAAGCAAAAGAGTTTAATGCGAAACCCCGCCGGGACCGGCCCGTATATGGGCCCTGTTAGCTGGCTCGCACGTCGGCTACTCCACAATTTTTCTCCATCTTACTGAACTAATCCATGGGACTCTTTGATTTTCTCAGCGACAAAGGCGAGCAAAAACCCGTAGAGCCCGCAGCGAAACCGGCTGCTGGCGGCACTGATTTTTTCGGAAACGCCGCCGACGCCCAACCGGCTACGACCGGCGACTCGTACACCGTGGTGAGCGGTGACTCGCTTTCTAAAATTGCCAAAAACCACTACGGCGACGCCGCCAAGTGGCATCAGATATATGAGGCCAACAAGGCCACAATCGGCGCAAACCCTGACCACATCGAAGTGGGCCAGGTGTTGACGATACCTAGTCTCTAGGTACTTTTTTGCAGAAAAAAGGTGAGAAAAGCCACTCTGTTTCAGGGTGGCTTTTTTGCGTTTATATTAATCATAACCAACTGCCATCCTGAGCGCAGCGAAGGACCTTCTCACGTCAGGAAGCTTTGACGTGAGGAGGTCCTTCGCTGCGCTCAGGATGACAGCTGGCTTGAGCCAGCGAAAAATATTTTTCGCTTTTCGCATTGCCCATCCAAAAATTTCTCCCGTACATTTGCCCTACCAACGCGGTACTCCCTGCTAACGGCGGGAAGTTTCAAGTTTTATACAGAAGCGGCGAGAGACTAGGCTCCCTGACCCGCTGGCAACCATCCTCTGCGAAAGGTGCCAATTCCTACCCACGGCGGCTTCGGCCACCTTGGGGCATATGATTCGAGTGCCATGGAATACTCCGCTGAATCCGCTTTCTTGAACCCGACTGCTCCGGCTGCTTTCCGCGCCGTGGTTTCGGGTTTTTCTGTTTTGGCCCTTGCCGGCCAGCTCCACGCCACGCGCCCGGCACGAATGCGAATGTGCTGTTGCTGCCCGTGTTGTTGCTAAGCTGATTTCAGCTTAGGCTCCCCCTCCCCTCCTTTCTGGATTTTCTGGTGGCTTGCCACGGCCGGCGCGCGCCCTTTTGGGCTCGCGCGGCTGGGTTCGGGCCGCCGCTTCAACACGGGCTATTCGGGGGATTATTACGTCATAAAGCGCTTACCCAAAGCATTTTGGCAAATCCAAACAATTCATCATTACGGGTTTTCAATCCCCCAAACGCAACCGCATCATGTCCGCTCCCTCCCTGCACTTCGAAACGCTGCAACTCCACGCCGGCCAGCAGCCCGACCCCACCACCGGCTCGCGCGCCGTGCCCATTTACCAAACCACCAGCTACGTGTTCAAGAATGCCGAGCACGGCGCCAACCTCTTTGCCCTGAATGAGTTCGGCAATATTTACACCCGCCTGATGAACCCCACCACCGACGTGTTTGAGCAGCGCGTGGCGGCGCTCGAAGGCGGCGTGGCGGCCCTGGCCACCAGCTCAGGCCAGGCAGCTCAGTTTATTGCCCTGAACAACATCCTGCAGGCCGGCGACAATTTTGTAAGCACGGCCTTCCTATACGGCGGCACCTACAACCAGTTCAAGGTGGCATTCAAGCGCTTGGGCATCGAGGTGCGCTTTGCCGATGGCGACAACCCGGCCTCTTTTGAGGAGTTGATTGACGAGAAAACCAAGGCCATTTACCTCGAAACCATTGGCAACCCCAGCTTCAGCATTCCCGATTTTGAGGCCATTGCCGCCATCGCCAACCGGTATGACCTGCCGCTGATTGTGGACAACACCTTCGGCGCGGGCGGCTACCTGTTCCGGCCCCTGGAGCACGGCGCGCACATCGTGGTAGAGTCGGCCACCAAGTGGATTGGCGGGCACGGCACCAGCATCGGCGGCGTGATTGTGGACGGCGGCACCTACGACTTCGGCAACGGCAAATTTCCGCAGTTCACCGAGCCCAGCGAGGGGTACCACGGACTGGTTTTCAATGACGTATTCGGCAAGGGCGGGCCGTTCGGCAACATCGCCTTCATCATCCGGGCCCGGGTGGAGGGCCTGCGCGACTTCGGCCCCTCGCAGAGCCCCTTCAACGCCTTCCAGCTGCTGCAAGGCCTCGAAACCCTGAGCTTGCGCGTGGACCGCACCGTGGAAAACGCCCTGAAAATTGCCACCTGGCTGGAGCAGCACCCGCAGGTAGAAAGCGTGAACTACCCCGGCCTGGCCAGCAGCCCCTACCACCGCCTGGCGCAGAAATACCTGAAGCGCGGCTTCGGTGGCGTGCTGAGTTTCCGCATCAAGGGCAGCAAGGAAACAGCCACGCAATTCATCGACAACCTGAAGCTCATCAGCCACCTGGCCAACGTGGGCGACGCCAAGACGCTCATCATTCAGCCCTCGGCCACCACGCACCAGCAGCTGAGCGAGGCCGAGCAGCTAGCGGCTGGCGTCACGCCCACCTCGCTGCGCCTCTCGGTCGGCATCGAGCACTTCGAGGACATTAAAGCCGACTTGCAAGCGGCATTCGATGCTGTGGGCAACACTGCGACCCAGCCCACTGAGGGTGATGAAGTAGACGAACCCGAGTTGGAGCACGCCCAGCCGCTGGAAGTGTAATTGTTAGTGATTAACGGTTAGTTGGTTCCAAAAGGCCATTGACCACTAACCGTTAACCATTAATCACTAAAAAACTGCCGCTGGCGGGCCACCTCTGGTGGGCCGGCGCCAGCCTCGCTGGCGGCCTAGGTATTTGGCAGCGGTAGAATCGGCCCACGGGCTCACCGACTTTCCTGATTTACAGTTGGAGGAAGTATGGGGGTGAGATACCGATGGTGGGCCTCGTGCGCCGATTCTACTGCTGCTTTTAGTTGTTAGAACCCATGTCAGAACAGTTTTTTTACATCCCCAGCCTGCCTCTTGAAAGCGGAGAGACCTTAGAAGATGCCCGCGTAGCCTACCGCACCTGGGGCCAGCTCAACGAGGACCGCGACAACGTGGTGTGGGTGTGTCACGCCCTCACGGCCAACGCCGACGTGCTGACCTGGTGGCCCGGCCTGGTGGGCCCGGGCTGCTACTACGACCCCGCCGAGTGGTTCATCATCTGCGCCAACGTGCAGGGCTCCTGCTACGGCAGCACCAGCCCGCGCGACCCTGACCCTGCCACCGGGCAGCCGCGTTACCAGCACTTTCCGCGGCTCACTATTCGTGATTTGGTGAAGGCCCATGAGCTGCTGCGGCAGGACCTGGAGCTGACCGACATTCACACGCTTATTGGCGGCTCGTTGGGTGGGCAGCAGGCGCTGGAATGGGCCGTGCAGCGGCCCGATTTGTTCGACCATTTGGTGGTTATTGCCACCAACGCGCGGCATTCGGCCTGGGGCATCGCCTTCAACGAGGCGCAGCGGCTGGCCATTGAGGCCGACCCGACTTACGCGGCCGGCCAGCCCGGCGGGGGCGACGAGGGCCTGCGCGCCGCCCGCGCCATGGCCCTGCTCAGCTACCGCAGCTATTCGGCCTACGCCGAAACCCAGACCGACCCCGACGATGACGAGCTGCCGCGCGAGCACCGCGCCAGCTCCTACCAGCGCTACCAGGGCGACAAGCTAGTGGCCCGCTTCGACGCCTACAGCTACGTGGCCCTGAGCCACAGCATGGACTCGCACAACCTGGGCCGGGGCCGGGGCGGCGTGGCGAAGGCGCTGCGCCGCATTGGCGCCCGTACGCTGGTGCTGGGCATCACGTCCGACGTGCTATTTCCGCTAAGTGAACAGCGGGAGCTGGCCGCGCACATCCCCGGAGCTATGTACGCCGAGTTGGACTCCCGCTATGGGCACGACGGCTTCTTGCTGGAAACCGGGGCCATTACGCACTTTCTGGAACGGTTCTACGCGCCCACGTTCGTGCACTGAGCAACGAGACTCTTGGGCATTAGTTGGATTGTAAAGAAGAATACCTGACTGAGCCAGAAACAGGCTTTTTGAGCACAAAGCGAAGCTATTAAGCACAAAGCGAGGTCAGTCAGCACAAAAGCTAAGTGCCCAGCACAAAACTATTTGCTTGAGCACAAGAGCGGGGCGTGCACTGCAGCTACCCCCCAAGCAAATTTAACGTTACTTAAGATGAATGAAAAGAACCCATTGCGCATCGGCCTGATTGGGTTTGGCTGCGTGGGACAGGGTTTCTACGACATCGTGCAACGGCAGCCAGAACTGAACTTGGCCGTGACGCGCATTGCCGTGAAAACGCCCGACAAGCCGCGCCCGCTGCCGGCCCATCACTTCACTTACCACGCCGATGAGCTGCTGGCTGACCCGGCAGTGGATGTGCTGGTCGAAGTCATCGACGACGCAGCCGAGGCATTTCGGCTGGTGAGCACGGCCCTGCGCCAGAGCCGCCGCGTGGCCACGGCCAACAAGGCCATGCTGGCTCGCCACCTGCCCGAGCTGGTGCAGCTGCAGGCCGAGTTTGGCGGCACGCTGCTGTATGAGGCAGCCGTGTGCGGCAGCATTCCGGTGGTGCGCACACTCGACCAGTATTTCAGCCACGAGCCGCTGCACGCCCTCAGCGGCATCTTCAACGGCTCCTCTAACTACGTGCTGACGCGCATGAGCGAGGACGGCTCGGATTACGCGGCGGCCCTAGCCGAAGCCCAGTTGCAGGGCTTCGCCGAAACCGACCCGGCCCTGGACATGGGCGCCTTCGACCCTCGCTCCAAGGCCGTGCTTCTGGCCGCTCACGCCTACGGTGTTTTCTTGGAATCTGACGCCGTACTGAACCTGGGCATTGAAGGCATCTCAGCGGCTGATATTGCTTATGCAGCGTCGCAGGGGCAGAAAATCAAAGTAGTGGCCAGCCTCAGCCGCCTGCCCAGCGGCCACCTCACGGCCCTGGTGACGCCGCAGCTAGTGGGGCCGGAATCACCGCTCTACGGGGTGGAGCGGGAGTTCAACGCCGTGGTGCTAGATGCGGAATTCGCCGGCACGCAATTCTTGCAAGGGCGCGGCGCGGGCGGGCACCCCACCGGCT
Proteins encoded in this region:
- a CDS encoding O-acetylhomoserine aminocarboxypropyltransferase/cysteine synthase family protein; this encodes MSAPSLHFETLQLHAGQQPDPTTGSRAVPIYQTTSYVFKNAEHGANLFALNEFGNIYTRLMNPTTDVFEQRVAALEGGVAALATSSGQAAQFIALNNILQAGDNFVSTAFLYGGTYNQFKVAFKRLGIEVRFADGDNPASFEELIDEKTKAIYLETIGNPSFSIPDFEAIAAIANRYDLPLIVDNTFGAGGYLFRPLEHGAHIVVESATKWIGGHGTSIGGVIVDGGTYDFGNGKFPQFTEPSEGYHGLVFNDVFGKGGPFGNIAFIIRARVEGLRDFGPSQSPFNAFQLLQGLETLSLRVDRTVENALKIATWLEQHPQVESVNYPGLASSPYHRLAQKYLKRGFGGVLSFRIKGSKETATQFIDNLKLISHLANVGDAKTLIIQPSATTHQQLSEAEQLAAGVTPTSLRLSVGIEHFEDIKADLQAAFDAVGNTATQPTEGDEVDEPELEHAQPLEV
- the metX gene encoding homoserine O-acetyltransferase MetX codes for the protein MSEQFFYIPSLPLESGETLEDARVAYRTWGQLNEDRDNVVWVCHALTANADVLTWWPGLVGPGCYYDPAEWFIICANVQGSCYGSTSPRDPDPATGQPRYQHFPRLTIRDLVKAHELLRQDLELTDIHTLIGGSLGGQQALEWAVQRPDLFDHLVVIATNARHSAWGIAFNEAQRLAIEADPTYAAGQPGGGDEGLRAARAMALLSYRSYSAYAETQTDPDDDELPREHRASSYQRYQGDKLVARFDAYSYVALSHSMDSHNLGRGRGGVAKALRRIGARTLVLGITSDVLFPLSEQRELAAHIPGAMYAELDSRYGHDGFLLETGAITHFLERFYAPTFVH
- a CDS encoding LysM peptidoglycan-binding domain-containing protein, producing MGLFDFLSDKGEQKPVEPAAKPAAGGTDFFGNAADAQPATTGDSYTVVSGDSLSKIAKNHYGDAAKWHQIYEANKATIGANPDHIEVGQVLTIPSL
- a CDS encoding homoserine dehydrogenase, with the translated sequence MNEKNPLRIGLIGFGCVGQGFYDIVQRQPELNLAVTRIAVKTPDKPRPLPAHHFTYHADELLADPAVDVLVEVIDDAAEAFRLVSTALRQSRRVATANKAMLARHLPELVQLQAEFGGTLLYEAAVCGSIPVVRTLDQYFSHEPLHALSGIFNGSSNYVLTRMSEDGSDYAAALAEAQLQGFAETDPALDMGAFDPRSKAVLLAAHAYGVFLESDAVLNLGIEGISAADIAYAASQGQKIKVVASLSRLPSGHLTALVTPQLVGPESPLYGVEREFNAVVLDAEFAGTQFLQGRGAGGHPTGSAVLADVLGLRRGLRYQYAKQAAAPAVQLTHGLELDAYVSHPDAGVLREVLTWLELPTEALASTEAGGAYATGPVAVQQLWAWRRELRANGVFVARVGEARVTALVTEKAATGWA